In the Gossypium raimondii isolate GPD5lz chromosome 9, ASM2569854v1, whole genome shotgun sequence genome, one interval contains:
- the LOC105798613 gene encoding GATA transcription factor 1 isoform X2, producing MEAFDMAACFEDNLLDFASDVGEEDEDKEHNKKSSTSSSSLNPNNSCFSEFAEEELEWLSNKDAFPAVETSFVDVLGTATKHQSSLTLTNGNVVMYCFGNVKIPVKARSKRLRKCRDLRDHEKNWWVHENVKTSNATAKGNRWRTMGRKCQHCGAEKTPQWRAGPLGPKTLCNACGVRYKSGRLVPEYRPASSPTFSSKLHSNSHRKILEMRRHKQLGFPSMKPMDKRL from the exons ATGGAAGCTTTTGATATGGCGGCTTGTTTTGAGGACAACTTACTGGACTTTGCTTCCGACGTCGGAGAGGAGGACGAAGACAAAGAACACAACAAGAAATCCtcaacttcttcttcttctcttaaCCCTAACAACTCTTGTTTTTCA GAATTTGCAGAGGAAGAACTAGAATGGTTATCAAACAAGGATGCATTTCCTGCCGTGGAAACGTCATTCGTCGATGTTTTAGGGACAGCGACAAAGCACCAGAGCTCGCTAACCTTAACCAATGGAAACGTTGTAATGTATTGTTTTGGCAACGTTAAGATCCCCGTAAAAGCGAGGTCCAAGCGTCTCCGCAAATGCAGGGACCTGAGGGACCACGAAAAAAATTGGTGGGTTCATGAGAATGTGAAGACTTCGAATGCCACTGCAAAGGGAAATCGTTGGAGGACTATGGGAAGGAAATGCCAGCATTGTGGTGCAGAAAAGACACCGCAGTGGAGGGCAGGGCCACTTGGACCTAAAACACTTTGCAATGCTTGTGGAGTGAGGTATAAGTCCGGGCGTTTGGTGCCTGAGTATCGTCCAGCAAGTAGCCCTACGTTTTCCAGTAAGTTGCATTCGAATTCCCATAGGAAGATATTAGAGATGAGGAGGCATAAGCAGTTGGGGTTTCCTTCAATGAAGCCTATGGATAAACG CTTGTGA
- the LOC105798613 gene encoding GATA transcription factor 1 isoform X1 → MEAFDMAACFEDNLLDFASDVGEEDEDKEHNKKSSTSSSSLNPNNSCFSEFAEEELEWLSNKDAFPAVETSFVDVLGTATKHQSSLTLTNGNVVMYCFGNVKIPVKARSKRLRKCRDLRDHEKNWWVHENVKTSNATAKGNRWRTMGRKCQHCGAEKTPQWRAGPLGPKTLCNACGVRYKSGRLVPEYRPASSPTFSSKLHSNSHRKILEMRRHKQLGFPSMKPMDKRSKENECGY, encoded by the exons ATGGAAGCTTTTGATATGGCGGCTTGTTTTGAGGACAACTTACTGGACTTTGCTTCCGACGTCGGAGAGGAGGACGAAGACAAAGAACACAACAAGAAATCCtcaacttcttcttcttctcttaaCCCTAACAACTCTTGTTTTTCA GAATTTGCAGAGGAAGAACTAGAATGGTTATCAAACAAGGATGCATTTCCTGCCGTGGAAACGTCATTCGTCGATGTTTTAGGGACAGCGACAAAGCACCAGAGCTCGCTAACCTTAACCAATGGAAACGTTGTAATGTATTGTTTTGGCAACGTTAAGATCCCCGTAAAAGCGAGGTCCAAGCGTCTCCGCAAATGCAGGGACCTGAGGGACCACGAAAAAAATTGGTGGGTTCATGAGAATGTGAAGACTTCGAATGCCACTGCAAAGGGAAATCGTTGGAGGACTATGGGAAGGAAATGCCAGCATTGTGGTGCAGAAAAGACACCGCAGTGGAGGGCAGGGCCACTTGGACCTAAAACACTTTGCAATGCTTGTGGAGTGAGGTATAAGTCCGGGCGTTTGGTGCCTGAGTATCGTCCAGCAAGTAGCCCTACGTTTTCCAGTAAGTTGCATTCGAATTCCCATAGGAAGATATTAGAGATGAGGAGGCATAAGCAGTTGGGGTTTCCTTCAATGAAGCCTATGGATAAACG ATCAAAAGAGAATGAATGTGGGTATTAA